Proteins from a single region of Sphingomonas morindae:
- a CDS encoding glutathione S-transferase family protein: MMLDVYAFATPNSVKVPIVLEELGLDYALHAINVRKGDQKAPDFLALNPNAKVPVLVDSDGPERLVLTESAAILVYLAEKAGKLLPSTGEARARVFEQLFFHASGLSPAFGQSGFFQRFAAEPQPIAIERFSGEAKRTVSVLDGLLATRRFVAGEDFTIADIAHFGWLWRRAFAGVDLADAPNVARWYAEVENRPAVQRGIARVNALVPAA, encoded by the coding sequence ATGATGCTTGATGTCTATGCCTTCGCCACGCCCAACAGCGTCAAGGTGCCGATCGTGCTGGAAGAGCTTGGGCTCGACTATGCGCTGCATGCCATCAACGTCCGCAAGGGCGACCAGAAGGCGCCTGACTTCCTCGCGCTCAATCCCAATGCCAAGGTGCCGGTGCTGGTCGACAGCGATGGGCCGGAACGCCTGGTGCTGACCGAGTCCGCCGCGATCCTCGTTTATCTGGCCGAAAAGGCGGGCAAGCTGCTACCGTCCACGGGCGAGGCGCGGGCGCGCGTGTTCGAGCAGCTTTTCTTCCATGCTTCGGGATTGAGCCCGGCCTTCGGCCAGTCCGGCTTCTTTCAGCGTTTCGCGGCTGAACCCCAGCCGATCGCGATCGAGCGTTTCTCAGGGGAGGCGAAGCGGACGGTGTCGGTGCTGGACGGCCTGCTGGCAACGCGCCGTTTCGTTGCCGGCGAAGACTTCACGATCGCCGATATCGCCCATTTCGGATGGCTCTGGCGCCGCGCGTTCGCCGGCGTGGATCTTGCCGACGCGCCCAATGTGGCACGCTGGTATGCCGAGGTCGAAAACCGGCCGGCGGTTCAGCGGGGCATCGCTCGTGTCAACGCGCTCGTGCCCGCCGCCTAA
- a CDS encoding LysR family transcriptional regulator translates to MLRTFIAVADKGSFAEAARSLNMTPSTATRAVKDLEDSLGLALLMRTTRSVRLTEIGESYIARCRAAIGELDAADNDVRGVGEVPRGTLVITAPVVFGRLHVVPIVDGLVAAYPDLNVRLLLLDRIVRVVEEGIDVAVRIADLSDSALHAARVGAVSKVLTASPRYLEEHGEPCSVADLHKHRLINFDGFSGPPGEWRFGMAGRPSIRLDARVTINNADAAILAACRGMGITRVNSYQVAAEIADGRLKRLLVEHEPPPAPVHLLFQGQRSSSPNIRAFIDAAKTYFKSANLG, encoded by the coding sequence ATGTTGCGGACGTTCATCGCGGTTGCCGACAAGGGCAGCTTCGCGGAGGCGGCGCGCAGCCTGAACATGACCCCGTCCACAGCCACCCGCGCCGTCAAGGACCTTGAAGACTCGCTCGGCCTTGCGCTCCTCATGCGGACGACGCGATCGGTGCGGCTGACCGAAATCGGCGAAAGCTATATTGCGCGCTGTCGAGCCGCGATCGGCGAGCTAGATGCGGCGGACAACGACGTCCGCGGCGTAGGCGAGGTGCCGCGAGGTACGCTGGTCATCACGGCGCCCGTCGTGTTCGGCCGCCTGCACGTCGTTCCAATCGTCGACGGCCTTGTCGCTGCCTACCCGGATCTCAACGTGCGCCTGCTGCTCCTCGATCGCATCGTCCGCGTGGTGGAGGAAGGCATAGATGTCGCGGTGCGGATCGCCGATCTGTCGGACAGCGCCCTGCACGCGGCGCGGGTAGGCGCGGTCAGCAAGGTCCTGACCGCCAGCCCGCGTTACCTCGAAGAACATGGCGAGCCCTGCTCGGTCGCCGACCTGCACAAGCACCGGCTGATCAATTTCGATGGGTTCAGCGGTCCGCCCGGCGAATGGCGCTTTGGCATGGCCGGTCGGCCGTCGATCAGGCTCGACGCGCGCGTGACCATCAACAACGCGGATGCGGCTATCCTGGCCGCCTGTCGCGGCATGGGGATTACGAGGGTCAATTCCTATCAGGTCGCGGCGGAGATCGCTGATGGCAGGCTGAAGCGACTGCTGGTCGAGCATGAGCCACCGCCCGCGCCGGTGCACCTCCTGTTCCAGGGGCAGCGTTCCTCGTCTCCCAACATCCGCGCCTTTATCGACGCGGCCAAAACCTATTTCAAATCGGCCAATCTCGGGTGA
- a CDS encoding peroxiredoxin-like family protein, with product MTLQAKLDAFKTDFEAGKPPYNVPPSVIQTMHRATAELIEGGAAMRALKAGDEAPSFTLKDADGQPISSTDLLAKGPLVLSFYRGVWCPYCNMELQALQAALPEFEKLGASLVAISPQTAVNSRKSVRQNELDFPILSDAHNDVAAAFGLRFELPDYLVDLYKGLKNDLPAFNGDASWTLPMPARYVIAQDSTILYAEVNPDYTRRPEPEDMLPALRRAASVAA from the coding sequence ATGACCCTCCAAGCCAAACTCGACGCGTTCAAGACCGATTTCGAAGCCGGCAAGCCGCCCTATAACGTGCCCCCATCGGTCATCCAGACGATGCACCGCGCGACCGCGGAGCTGATCGAAGGCGGTGCCGCGATGAGGGCGCTCAAGGCTGGGGACGAAGCCCCCTCCTTTACGCTGAAGGATGCGGACGGTCAGCCCATCTCCTCGACCGACCTTCTGGCCAAGGGGCCGCTGGTGCTGAGCTTCTATCGCGGCGTCTGGTGCCCCTATTGCAATATGGAACTCCAGGCGCTCCAGGCGGCACTGCCCGAGTTCGAGAAGCTCGGCGCGAGCCTGGTCGCGATCTCGCCGCAAACGGCGGTGAACAGCCGCAAGTCGGTCCGGCAGAACGAACTCGATTTCCCGATCCTGTCGGATGCGCACAATGATGTGGCGGCAGCGTTCGGACTGCGCTTCGAGCTACCGGACTATCTGGTCGATCTCTACAAGGGACTGAAGAACGATCTGCCCGCCTTCAACGGCGACGCCAGCTGGACGCTGCCGATGCCGGCCCGGTACGTCATCGCCCAGGACAGCACGATCCTCTACGCCGAGGTGAACCCGGACTATACCCGGCGTCCCGAACCCGAGGACATGCTGCCGGCACTGCGCCGCGCCGCAAGCGTCGCGGCCTGA
- a CDS encoding enoyl-CoA hydratase/isomerase family protein — MSHFNTYRDAFPNARLTRKDNGVLEVALHTDGGKLAFNGHTHEQFVDLFHRIGEDRDNRAVILTGTGDAFMDSISPDGFDFFTPLGYDKIFREGVKVLSNILDIEVPMITALNGPVLLHSEYALLTDIILATPETVFQDKPHFEFGIVPGDGMHLLWPHVIGSVRGRYFLLTRQLLDAETAKEWGVVNEIVPADRLLARAHEIADGIAALPPLTGRYTRMAMTQPLRRLINEGTAYGLALEGISAAEVARSMASQG, encoded by the coding sequence ATGTCACACTTCAACACCTATCGCGACGCTTTCCCCAACGCCCGCCTGACCCGCAAGGATAATGGCGTGCTCGAGGTCGCTCTGCATACCGACGGCGGCAAGCTCGCCTTCAACGGACATACGCACGAGCAATTCGTCGACCTGTTTCACCGGATCGGCGAGGATCGCGACAACCGCGCCGTGATCCTGACCGGCACCGGCGACGCTTTCATGGACTCGATCAGCCCGGACGGCTTCGACTTCTTCACGCCGCTTGGCTACGACAAAATCTTTCGCGAAGGCGTGAAGGTGCTCTCGAACATCCTCGATATCGAGGTGCCGATGATCACCGCGCTCAACGGGCCGGTGCTGCTCCACAGCGAATATGCGCTGCTGACCGACATCATCCTCGCGACGCCCGAGACGGTGTTCCAGGACAAGCCGCATTTCGAGTTCGGCATCGTGCCCGGCGACGGCATGCACCTGCTCTGGCCGCATGTGATCGGCTCGGTCCGCGGTCGCTACTTCCTCCTCACCCGCCAGCTGCTCGATGCCGAGACCGCGAAGGAGTGGGGCGTCGTCAACGAAATCGTGCCCGCCGATCGCCTGCTCGCGCGCGCGCACGAAATTGCGGACGGCATCGCGGCGCTGCCGCCGCTCACCGGCCGCTACACACGCATGGCGATGACCCAGCCGCTGCGGCGCCTGATCAACGAGGGCACGGCCTACGGCCTGGCGCTCGAGGGTATCAGCGCCGCCGAAGTCGCCCGATCGATGGCCAGCCAAGGCTGA
- a CDS encoding LysR family transcriptional regulator: protein MPLDGRLLSGVTVLMAVVEAGSMTRAAEALGMTQSGVGRAIQRLETRVGVRLLDRTTRTLRLTDEGRRFWERAGPHLEAIEEAAIEAAGSAHRVRGRLRVNVDPFFSRLVLSRALARFLSLHRELRLELIMRDQIGDLVADGFDMALRFGNPPTAGFTARKLLETRILTVASPGYLETHGKPAHPRDLLQHDCIDYQDPLTGRPFEWEFRRGDEIVAVPPPARLMVSDVATMIGACCEGAGIAQILQLGSRDVIAQGKLVELFPDWPDETFPLYAIYPTRQHRAAKVRVFTDWCATLLGADPEGAAALR from the coding sequence ATGCCCCTCGACGGTCGCCTTCTGTCCGGCGTCACGGTGCTCATGGCAGTGGTGGAAGCCGGATCGATGACCCGCGCGGCCGAAGCGCTCGGTATGACCCAGTCGGGCGTCGGTCGCGCCATCCAGCGGCTTGAGACGCGCGTCGGTGTGCGGCTTCTCGATCGCACGACGCGGACGCTGAGGCTTACCGACGAGGGCCGCCGCTTCTGGGAGCGTGCCGGACCGCATCTTGAAGCCATCGAGGAAGCGGCGATCGAGGCGGCGGGAAGCGCGCACCGCGTGCGGGGCCGGCTGCGCGTCAACGTCGATCCCTTTTTCTCGCGGCTGGTCCTGTCGCGCGCGCTTGCCCGCTTTCTGAGCCTTCATCGCGAACTCCGGCTGGAACTCATCATGCGCGACCAGATCGGCGATCTGGTCGCCGACGGGTTCGACATGGCGCTCCGTTTCGGGAACCCGCCGACGGCTGGCTTCACCGCGCGCAAGCTTCTGGAGACGCGCATCCTGACGGTCGCCTCCCCCGGATATCTGGAGACGCATGGCAAGCCGGCCCACCCCCGCGATCTCCTCCAGCACGACTGTATCGACTATCAGGATCCGCTGACCGGGCGTCCATTCGAGTGGGAGTTCCGGCGGGGCGACGAGATCGTCGCCGTTCCGCCGCCCGCGCGGCTGATGGTTTCGGACGTGGCGACGATGATCGGCGCCTGCTGCGAGGGCGCAGGCATCGCCCAGATCCTGCAGCTCGGCAGCCGCGATGTGATCGCGCAGGGCAAGCTGGTCGAGCTGTTTCCAGACTGGCCCGACGAGACCTTTCCGCTCTACGCCATCTACCCCACCCGGCAGCACCGGGCGGCCAAGGTGCGCGTCTTCACCGACTGGTGCGCTACGTTGCTCGGCGCCGACCCCGAAGGCGCGGCCGCGCTGCGTTGA
- a CDS encoding alkene reductase: MSKLFTPFAAGALSLDHRVVMAPLTRMRSDPGDRPNALMKEYYSQRASRGGLIISEATPIARQGYGYAGAPGIYDDAQIEGWQAITDAVHAKGGRIVMQLWHVGRQSHPDLQPNGEAPVAPSAIAAEGYGYASHGPVPFSMPRALGRDEIPAIIAAFGTGAARARAAGFDGVEIHGANGYLPDQFLQDGTNKRTDEYGGSIQNRARFLLEATEAAIAAFGSDRVGVRLSPSGTYGSMSDSDPQATFGYVAEQLGALDLAYLHVVEPRIKGTELIAQAEPVAVRHLRPLFRGTIIAAGGFDGASAEALLQAGDADAVAFGRAFIANPDLPARLRLRLPLTPYDRTTFYGGDARGYTDYAFHDPIFA, translated from the coding sequence ATGTCCAAGCTGTTCACGCCCTTCGCCGCAGGGGCGCTTTCGCTCGATCACCGCGTCGTCATGGCCCCGCTGACACGCATGCGCTCGGATCCGGGCGACCGACCCAATGCGCTCATGAAGGAATATTATTCCCAGCGCGCCTCGCGAGGCGGCCTCATCATCTCCGAGGCCACGCCGATCGCGCGGCAGGGCTATGGCTATGCCGGCGCGCCCGGCATCTATGACGATGCGCAGATCGAAGGCTGGCAGGCGATCACGGATGCGGTGCATGCCAAGGGCGGCCGCATCGTGATGCAGCTGTGGCATGTCGGCCGGCAATCGCACCCCGATCTCCAGCCGAACGGCGAAGCGCCGGTGGCGCCCTCCGCGATCGCCGCGGAGGGCTATGGCTATGCCAGCCACGGCCCGGTGCCGTTCTCCATGCCGCGAGCGCTGGGGCGCGACGAGATTCCCGCGATCATCGCCGCGTTCGGCACCGGCGCGGCCCGAGCCAGGGCGGCGGGCTTCGATGGCGTCGAGATCCATGGCGCGAATGGCTATCTGCCCGACCAGTTTCTCCAGGACGGCACCAACAAGCGCACGGACGAGTATGGCGGCTCGATCCAGAACCGGGCGCGCTTCCTGCTGGAAGCGACCGAGGCGGCGATCGCCGCCTTCGGGAGCGACCGCGTCGGCGTGCGCCTCAGCCCCAGCGGCACCTATGGATCGATGTCGGACAGCGATCCTCAGGCGACCTTCGGCTATGTCGCCGAACAGCTCGGTGCGCTCGATCTCGCCTATCTCCACGTGGTCGAGCCCCGCATCAAGGGCACCGAGTTGATCGCGCAGGCCGAGCCGGTCGCGGTGCGACATCTTCGGCCGCTGTTTCGTGGCACCATCATCGCCGCCGGCGGATTCGACGGCGCAAGCGCCGAGGCGCTGCTTCAAGCCGGCGACGCCGATGCCGTCGCGTTCGGGCGGGCCTTCATCGCCAATCCCGACTTGCCCGCACGGCTCCGGCTGAGATTGCCGCTGACCCCCTATGACCGCACGACCTTCTATGGCGGCGATGCGCGGGGCTATACGGACTACGCCTTTCACGACCCTATCTTCGCATAG
- a CDS encoding ATP-binding protein, whose amino-acid sequence MTVTFTEALAVPPAVGWGTTKPDILLATKDGDLEEAFLLHDLKNHLQVVRSALNIVARGIQPGMADAGDQAMAIAHATLEEACAVIVTLTDRTVGGDDAGSGDVDQLLAGMLPLIRMVMGQDVQVGLECAAPYALDTMTARQFKNAVLNLALNAREAMPGGGRLEVSSRIVDGARLGDRPALCIAVRDTGAGMDAQALTLAGQPCFTTRPGRGSGLGLASIGAFARSAGGRFDIESEKGVGTTVRLQIPL is encoded by the coding sequence GTGACGGTCACATTTACCGAAGCCTTGGCAGTCCCCCCGGCAGTCGGGTGGGGAACGACAAAGCCTGACATTCTCCTCGCAACGAAAGATGGTGATCTGGAGGAGGCATTTCTCCTTCATGACTTGAAGAACCACCTTCAGGTCGTCCGCAGTGCCCTGAACATCGTCGCGCGAGGGATCCAGCCCGGAATGGCGGATGCTGGTGATCAAGCCATGGCCATCGCGCATGCCACGCTTGAAGAGGCGTGCGCGGTGATCGTCACGCTGACGGATCGCACGGTCGGCGGCGACGATGCTGGTTCCGGCGATGTCGATCAGCTCCTGGCCGGCATGCTGCCCCTGATCCGCATGGTGATGGGCCAGGACGTTCAGGTCGGCCTCGAGTGCGCGGCGCCTTACGCGCTCGACACCATGACGGCCCGGCAGTTCAAGAATGCCGTTCTGAACCTGGCGCTGAACGCGCGCGAGGCGATGCCGGGGGGCGGACGGCTCGAGGTGTCGAGCCGCATCGTGGACGGGGCAAGGCTCGGTGACCGGCCCGCTCTCTGCATCGCGGTGCGCGACACCGGGGCGGGAATGGACGCCCAGGCGCTGACGCTGGCGGGTCAACCCTGTTTCACGACACGTCCGGGTCGCGGCAGCGGTCTCGGACTCGCCTCCATCGGGGCATTCGCCCGCTCGGCCGGTGGCCGCTTCGACATCGAAAGCGAGAAGGGGGTGGGCACCACCGTGCGCCTGCAGATCCCGCTCTGA
- a CDS encoding LysR family transcriptional regulator: MTTFVRVVETGSFSAAARRLNVGQPAVSKTIAQLEARLQVSLLIRSTHGLTPTEAGQRYFERAKAAIQEADEAELAARGAGAGLSGCLRVSAATTFARLHVIPLLPRFLDQNADLEIDVILDDRVIDLVAEGVDVSLRMGTLPDSTAVARKLAVGARSVLASPAYLEKAGEPHGPADLADHQAVIYSQTPNIWSFRRDGAEASVSVQGRVRVSAAEGLRAAVLAGMGLTIASDWMFGPELARGEVRRVLQGWELPPIDLWAVFPAGRMASAKARAFADFVERSMADS, translated from the coding sequence ATGACGACCTTTGTGCGGGTCGTCGAGACAGGCTCGTTCTCGGCGGCGGCCCGTCGGCTCAACGTCGGACAACCCGCCGTGTCCAAGACGATCGCGCAGCTGGAAGCCCGGCTACAGGTCAGCCTGCTGATCCGCTCCACCCACGGGCTGACGCCGACCGAGGCGGGTCAGCGCTATTTCGAGCGAGCCAAGGCCGCGATCCAGGAGGCCGACGAGGCGGAACTCGCCGCGCGCGGTGCGGGGGCGGGCCTGTCGGGATGCCTGCGCGTCTCCGCCGCGACCACTTTCGCGCGGCTCCACGTCATTCCCCTGCTCCCGCGCTTCCTGGATCAAAATGCCGATCTCGAGATCGACGTGATCCTCGACGATCGGGTGATCGATCTTGTTGCGGAGGGCGTCGATGTCTCGCTGCGCATGGGCACACTGCCCGATTCCACTGCGGTTGCCCGCAAGCTCGCCGTCGGCGCGCGTTCGGTTCTCGCCTCTCCGGCCTATCTCGAGAAGGCGGGTGAGCCGCATGGGCCGGCCGATCTCGCCGACCATCAAGCCGTCATATACAGCCAAACACCCAATATTTGGTCGTTCAGGCGTGACGGGGCCGAGGCATCGGTGTCGGTGCAGGGCCGCGTTCGCGTGAGTGCGGCGGAAGGACTTCGGGCGGCGGTGCTCGCCGGCATGGGGCTCACGATCGCATCGGACTGGATGTTCGGCCCGGAACTCGCGCGCGGAGAGGTGCGGCGCGTCCTACAAGGATGGGAACTGCCGCCGATCGACCTCTGGGCCGTCTTCCCCGCCGGGCGCATGGCGAGCGCAAAGGCGCGCGCGTTTGCCGACTTCGTAGAGCGAAGCATGGCGGACAGCTGA
- a CDS encoding MobA/MobL family protein encodes MRARASALIPCAAFFGLPRLESINMIDTLPLHFRRPVSIRPISVRGWRAMSGDRRGTHRSATANYLYITRSAGTDAWGPVDYRHRTDLVAHGLALPSNHPAWAEEEGRVWRELDEATQQLGDDQIRAWHVVVTLPAESSTAEWTTMVRGYAAAVARHGQAVAWAIHASPEGEAAAPPPHAHLLLTTRQWRHTASHGRTVANWCGPAMTEQLHSQWLSRLPADMQAAATSPYRVGSFAPAHPDCSALAALFGSQPTNRSRRPAQRTLRRPSQRIRKERKCPSE; translated from the coding sequence ATGCGCGCACGTGCATCGGCCTTGATCCCGTGCGCCGCCTTCTTCGGCCTGCCGCGCCTCGAAAGCATCAACATGATCGACACTCTGCCTCTCCATTTCCGCCGCCCCGTGTCCATTCGCCCCATCTCGGTGCGGGGCTGGCGCGCCATGTCAGGAGATCGCCGCGGCACGCACCGCAGTGCGACCGCCAATTATCTCTACATCACCCGCAGCGCCGGCACCGACGCATGGGGGCCCGTCGACTACCGCCACCGCACCGACCTTGTCGCCCATGGCCTGGCGCTGCCCTCCAACCATCCCGCCTGGGCGGAGGAGGAGGGAAGGGTGTGGCGCGAGCTCGATGAGGCGACGCAGCAGCTTGGCGACGATCAGATCCGGGCATGGCATGTCGTCGTCACGCTGCCCGCGGAAAGCTCCACCGCCGAGTGGACCACCATGGTGCGAGGCTATGCTGCCGCCGTGGCACGCCACGGACAAGCAGTCGCATGGGCCATCCACGCCTCGCCAGAGGGCGAGGCTGCGGCACCTCCGCCGCACGCGCATCTGCTGCTGACCACGCGCCAGTGGCGGCATACCGCCAGCCATGGCCGGACGGTCGCCAACTGGTGTGGGCCGGCCATGACGGAGCAGCTGCACAGCCAGTGGCTGTCCCGCCTTCCAGCCGACATGCAGGCGGCCGCGACCAGCCCATACCGGGTCGGCAGTTTCGCGCCTGCTCATCCCGACTGCAGCGCACTCGCCGCCTTGTTCGGATCACAGCCGACAAACCGCTCCAGGCGCCCCGCCCAGCGGACCCTCCGCCGGCCGAGCCAGAGGATCAGAAAGGAGAGGAAGTGCCCTTCGGAGTGA
- a CDS encoding DUF6771 family protein: MTDQQFTRIANIVQRAPEWIRHDLLSKDPGVRRRAEEALAAMIAAGLRTDIERTQ; encoded by the coding sequence ATGACGGATCAGCAGTTCACAAGGATTGCCAACATCGTGCAGCGGGCGCCTGAATGGATCCGGCACGACCTGCTGAGCAAGGATCCCGGAGTGAGACGGCGTGCTGAAGAGGCGTTGGCGGCGATGATCGCGGCAGGCCTCCGAACCGACATCGAGCGCACCCAATGA
- a CDS encoding SDR family oxidoreductase, which produces MSRTFLITGASKGIGLALARRLARGGHQVIGLARAASTDFPGTLVPVDLSDIGATDRTLADLTARFTFDGVVNNVGLVRPQRLGAIDLPALDEVMRLNLHPALQAVQALLPGMAERRWGRVVNITSLTVLGSVERTAYAAAKAALVSFTRSWALELANTGITVNAVSPGPTETELFRANNQPGSEGERRYLAGVPMARFGQPDEIAAAIAFLLSNDAGFITGQTLHVDGGASIGKAGF; this is translated from the coding sequence ATGTCTCGCACCTTCCTCATCACCGGTGCCAGCAAGGGCATCGGCCTGGCGCTCGCGCGTCGGCTCGCCCGCGGCGGGCATCAAGTCATTGGCCTTGCCCGCGCTGCTTCCACCGATTTCCCCGGCACACTCGTTCCGGTCGATCTGTCCGATATCGGCGCCACCGATCGCACGCTCGCCGACCTGACCGCCCGCTTCACCTTCGATGGCGTCGTCAACAATGTCGGGCTGGTCCGCCCGCAACGCCTAGGCGCGATCGATTTGCCCGCGCTGGATGAGGTCATGCGGCTCAACCTGCATCCCGCGCTGCAGGCGGTGCAAGCCTTGTTGCCCGGAATGGCGGAGCGCCGCTGGGGCCGGGTGGTCAACATCACCAGCCTGACCGTGCTCGGCTCGGTCGAGCGCACGGCCTATGCTGCCGCCAAGGCCGCGCTCGTCAGCTTCACGCGGAGCTGGGCGCTCGAGCTCGCCAACACCGGCATCACGGTCAACGCCGTCTCTCCAGGTCCGACCGAGACTGAGCTGTTCCGCGCCAACAATCAGCCTGGGAGCGAAGGCGAGCGGCGCTATCTCGCGGGCGTGCCGATGGCGCGCTTCGGCCAGCCCGACGAGATCGCTGCCGCGATCGCCTTCCTGCTTTCCAACGATGCGGGCTTCATCACGGGGCAGACACTGCACGTCGATGGCGGCGCTTCGATCGGAAAGGCTGGCTTCTAG
- a CDS encoding glutathione S-transferase family protein has protein sequence MKLYYHPLSGHAHRAHLFLSLAGVPHELIHVDLAAGAHKRDEFLALNAFGEIPVLDDDGVVIADSLAILVYVARKLGPSHWLPTDPREEAEVQRWLSVAAGKIAYGACAARLVTVFDVPFDPDEVIARAHATFAVIDQTLAQKRWIAGTREVSIADIALYSYVDRAPEGNVDRSAYPAITDWLHRIEALPNFVAFTRTRAGLEA, from the coding sequence GTGAAGCTCTATTATCATCCACTTTCGGGGCACGCGCATCGCGCGCACCTTTTCCTCTCGCTCGCGGGCGTCCCGCATGAACTGATCCACGTCGACCTTGCGGCGGGCGCGCACAAGCGGGACGAGTTTCTGGCGCTGAACGCCTTTGGGGAGATCCCGGTTCTCGACGACGACGGGGTTGTGATCGCCGACTCCCTGGCCATCCTCGTCTATGTCGCGCGCAAGCTGGGTCCGTCGCATTGGCTCCCGACCGATCCGAGAGAGGAGGCCGAGGTCCAGCGCTGGCTGTCGGTCGCGGCGGGCAAGATCGCCTATGGCGCCTGCGCGGCCCGCCTCGTCACGGTGTTCGACGTGCCCTTTGATCCGGACGAGGTGATCGCCCGCGCGCATGCGACGTTCGCCGTCATCGACCAAACGCTCGCGCAGAAAAGGTGGATTGCGGGCACCCGGGAGGTGAGCATCGCGGACATCGCGCTCTACAGCTATGTGGATCGCGCGCCGGAAGGCAATGTCGACCGCTCGGCCTATCCCGCCATCACGGACTGGCTGCATCGGATTGAGGCGCTGCCAAACTTCGTGGCATTCACCAGGACGCGCGCTGGCCTCGAAGCCTGA